A single window of Synechococcus sp. CBW1004 DNA harbors:
- a CDS encoding ABC transporter ATP-binding protein: MSLLNATPAEPLLEVDGLTCRFGGLTALDQVSLSVHEGEIFGLIGPNGAGKTTLFNALSGVTTASAGRLRLAGCRLDGLEPHGINRLGIARTFQNLRLFESLSVGENVEVGLQQRLRQPQAGAGWGARRRQVAELLELVELADVTARPAGSLSYGERRRLEIARALATGPRLLLLDEPAAGMNPAEKDDLTDLIRRLRERFALTILLIEHHVPLVMGLCDRIAVLNFGRRIALGVPDAVRSDPRVVEAYLGGTA; the protein is encoded by the coding sequence ATGAGCCTCCTGAACGCCACCCCTGCCGAACCGCTGCTGGAGGTGGACGGACTCACCTGCCGCTTCGGTGGCCTCACAGCCCTGGATCAGGTGAGCCTGAGCGTCCACGAAGGCGAGATCTTCGGGCTGATCGGCCCGAACGGCGCTGGTAAGACGACCCTCTTCAATGCCCTCTCCGGCGTGACGACGGCCAGCGCCGGCCGCCTCCGCCTGGCGGGATGCCGCCTCGATGGGCTCGAGCCCCATGGCATCAACCGTCTCGGCATCGCCCGCACCTTTCAGAACCTGCGTCTGTTCGAGAGTCTCAGCGTCGGGGAGAACGTCGAGGTGGGCCTGCAGCAGCGGCTGCGCCAACCGCAGGCCGGAGCCGGCTGGGGCGCCCGACGGCGCCAGGTGGCCGAGCTGCTCGAACTGGTGGAGCTGGCCGATGTGACGGCGCGGCCGGCCGGGTCCCTGTCCTATGGCGAGCGTCGGCGTCTGGAGATCGCACGGGCTCTGGCCACAGGGCCGCGGTTGCTGCTGCTCGATGAGCCGGCCGCCGGCATGAACCCCGCCGAAAAGGACGATCTCACCGATCTGATCCGGCGCCTGCGCGAGCGTTTCGCGCTGACGATCCTGTTGATCGAGCATCACGTGCCGCTGGTGATGGGTCTGTGCGACCGCATCGCCGTGCTCAACTTCGGCCGGCGCATCGCCCTGGGGGTTCCCGACGCGGTGCGCAGCGATCCCAGGGTGGTCGAGGCCTATCTGGGGGGCACCGCATGA
- a CDS encoding branched-chain amino acid ABC transporter permease → MIDNGLLVQMLLGALLGLSVYLPLAAGQLSLATPAFYAIGGTLAALLSTRWALLGGGVDGSLPVLSLLLELLLGGLLAGVLAALLGGLVLRLRGIYLAIATIALVEIVRVAILNLPFTGGAVGIFGIPQPFAEASGYLLPVLGLLTLAGWFCQRLEALPLGQAMAAIRDDELAAECLGIDTTQVKLRAFVLSAVLAGATGVLAAHFLNTWNARQGTFDASVATLAFVILGGSRTWLGPVFGGLLLTALPELLRPVGDARLVLFGLVILLGPVLAPQGLITPALLERLGSLGRGAAR, encoded by the coding sequence GTGATCGACAACGGCCTGCTCGTGCAGATGCTGCTGGGAGCCCTGCTCGGGCTGTCGGTCTACCTGCCGCTGGCGGCGGGGCAGCTGTCACTGGCGACGCCAGCCTTCTACGCCATCGGTGGCACCCTCGCGGCGCTGCTGTCCACCCGCTGGGCGCTGCTCGGGGGCGGGGTGGACGGCTCCCTCCCAGTCCTGTCGCTGCTGCTGGAGCTGTTGCTGGGCGGGTTGCTCGCCGGCGTGCTGGCCGCCCTGCTGGGGGGCCTGGTGCTGCGGCTGCGGGGGATCTATCTGGCGATCGCCACCATCGCTCTGGTGGAGATCGTGCGGGTGGCGATCCTCAACCTGCCGTTCACCGGCGGTGCCGTCGGCATCTTCGGCATTCCCCAGCCCTTCGCCGAAGCCAGCGGCTATCTGCTCCCGGTGCTGGGGCTGCTGACTCTGGCCGGCTGGTTCTGTCAGCGCCTCGAAGCCCTGCCGCTGGGGCAGGCGATGGCCGCGATCCGCGATGACGAGCTGGCCGCCGAGTGCCTCGGCATCGACACCACCCAGGTGAAGCTCAGAGCCTTCGTGCTCAGCGCCGTGCTTGCCGGCGCCACCGGCGTGCTGGCGGCCCATTTCCTCAACACCTGGAATGCCCGCCAGGGCACCTTTGACGCCAGTGTCGCCACCCTCGCGTTCGTGATCCTGGGGGGATCGCGCACCTGGCTGGGGCCGGTGTTCGGTGGTCTGCTGCTCACCGCTCTGCCGGAGCTGCTGCGACCGGTGGGTGACGCACGCCTGGTGCTGTTCGGTCTGGTGATCCTGCTGGGACCGGTGCTGGCGCCGCAGGGGCTGATCACGCCGGCGCTGCTCGAGCGCCTCGGTTCCCTGGGGCGGGGGGCAGCACGATGA